A stretch of Syntrophales bacterium DNA encodes these proteins:
- the argJ gene encoding bifunctional glutamate N-acetyltransferase/amino-acid acetyltransferase ArgJ, whose product MVLDKKDLIVPGFLANGIDVGIKADGGKDLSLIFSEVPAVAAGVFTKNLFKAAPVILDMERIKKGVAQAIVANSGNANAATGDRGYKDALAMSEAVSGKLNIKDDLVLVASTGIIGQNLPIKKIKDGVDRLVEGLSPERILSAEEAIMTTDTFPKIEYRKGQIDSKEVTICGIAKGAGMIEPNMATTLSFIMTDANISKRCLKSLFKQAVNCSFNSITVDGCMSTNDTAIILANGVAGNKQIAGPSKNLTIFKEMLFDLMVGLSKSVVRDGEGATKLIEIVVDGAKTLQDAKKIAYGIARSNLVKTAFFGEDPNWGRIVSAIGASGVELPTGKMELSIGGVPVFAGGKGAGVGEKRLIKIMGDDHIRIVVKLGMGSNSVRIYTTDLSYDYVKINAHYRT is encoded by the coding sequence ATGGTTCTGGATAAGAAGGACTTGATAGTTCCCGGATTTCTTGCGAATGGGATTGACGTTGGGATCAAAGCCGATGGCGGGAAAGACCTTTCCTTGATCTTTTCCGAGGTTCCGGCGGTGGCAGCAGGGGTGTTTACTAAAAATCTCTTTAAGGCAGCACCGGTTATTCTTGATATGGAAAGGATAAAAAAGGGGGTTGCTCAGGCTATTGTTGCTAACAGCGGCAATGCGAATGCTGCCACAGGAGACAGGGGATATAAAGACGCTCTTGCAATGTCGGAAGCTGTTTCCGGGAAATTGAATATAAAGGATGATCTGGTTTTAGTTGCTTCTACGGGTATTATTGGTCAGAATCTTCCGATAAAGAAAATTAAAGATGGGGTTGACAGACTGGTTGAAGGATTGAGTCCTGAGAGAATTTTAAGCGCCGAGGAAGCAATTATGACAACCGATACGTTTCCCAAGATTGAATATCGTAAGGGGCAGATCGATTCAAAAGAAGTTACCATCTGCGGAATAGCCAAAGGGGCTGGAATGATAGAACCCAATATGGCCACCACGCTTTCATTTATAATGACGGATGCAAATATAAGTAAGCGTTGTCTTAAGTCTCTTTTCAAGCAGGCGGTAAATTGCAGTTTCAATTCTATTACGGTTGATGGATGCATGAGCACAAATGATACAGCCATAATATTAGCCAATGGTGTTGCCGGGAACAAACAGATTGCCGGGCCGTCAAAGAATCTGACGATCTTTAAAGAAATGCTTTTTGATTTAATGGTTGGTTTATCAAAGTCTGTCGTCAGGGATGGTGAAGGGGCAACAAAATTGATCGAAATTGTGGTTGACGGTGCAAAAACACTTCAAGATGCGAAGAAAATTGCATATGGTATTGCCAGGTCTAATCTGGTGAAGACGGCATTTTTCGGGGAGGATCCCAACTGGGGAAGAATTGTATCCGCCATAGGTGCATCCGGTGTAGAGCTGCCAACCGGTAAAATGGAACTAAGTATTGGAGGGGTTCCTGTCTTCGCTGGTGGGAAGGGGGCAGGGGTCGGTGAAAAGAGGCTGATAAAAATAATGGGGGATGATCATATCAGGATAGTCGTAAAACTGGGCATGGGCAGTAATTCCGTTCGTATATATACAACTGACCTTTCGTATGATTATGTTAAGATCAATGCGCACTATCGAACGTAA
- the rpsB gene encoding 30S ribosomal protein S2, with amino-acid sequence MGYVSMKQLLESGVHFGHQTNKWNPKMKPYIFGARNGIYIIDLQQTVEMFKIAYRFVVDLVAEGGEILFVGTKRQGQESIREEAERCGMPYVNQRWLGGMLTNFNTIKKSVDRLNTLDRMFEDESLNTFLKKEVLKLQKERDKLEKVLGSVRNMEGPPKGVFIVDPKKEHIAVNEARKLKIPIVAIVDTNCDPNEIDYIIPGNDDAIRAIKLFSSKIADAVIEGKKKFEERLQAESDKELTEEVKEEYGLELDVPESIETKDEGLDIEEPTATDIDETLSEKTGEEE; translated from the coding sequence ATGGGATATGTTTCAATGAAGCAGTTGCTTGAGTCGGGGGTTCATTTTGGTCATCAGACAAATAAGTGGAACCCTAAAATGAAGCCCTACATATTTGGGGCAAGGAACGGTATTTACATCATCGATCTTCAACAGACTGTAGAAATGTTTAAGATTGCTTATCGCTTTGTCGTTGATCTGGTGGCTGAAGGTGGAGAAATTCTATTTGTCGGTACGAAGAGACAAGGTCAGGAATCGATCAGGGAAGAAGCGGAAAGATGCGGTATGCCGTATGTCAACCAGAGGTGGCTGGGAGGAATGCTCACCAACTTTAATACCATTAAGAAGAGTGTTGACAGATTAAATACTCTGGACAGGATGTTTGAGGATGAAAGTTTAAACACTTTTCTTAAGAAAGAGGTGCTGAAACTTCAAAAAGAACGGGATAAGCTTGAAAAAGTTCTGGGCAGTGTAAGAAATATGGAAGGACCGCCTAAAGGAGTTTTTATTGTTGATCCCAAGAAAGAACATATTGCGGTAAATGAGGCAAGAAAATTAAAGATTCCTATAGTAGCCATAGTTGATACAAATTGCGATCCGAACGAGATAGATTATATTATTCCAGGGAACGATGACGCAATAAGGGCTATAAAATTATTTTCTTCAAAGATCGCAGATGCTGTAATTGAAGGCAAGAAAAAGTTTGAGGAGCGTTTGCAGGCGGAAAGTGACAAGGAATTGACGGAAGAGGTTAAAGAGGAATATGGTCTTGAGTTAGATGTTCCGGAGAGTATTGAAACTAAAGATGAAGGCCTTGATATAGAAGAGCCTACTGCAACTGATATTGATGAGACTTTAAGTGAGAAAACTGGGGAGGAGGAGTAA
- the pyrH gene encoding UMP kinase: MDKPVYKRVLLKLSGEALVGQGSFGISPDVVRFIAEEIKEVVNLGVQLGVVVGGGNIFRGVEADAMGIDRTSADYMGMIATVINSLALQSALENIGVETRVQSAIEMKEVAEPYIKRKALRHLEKGRVVIFAAGTGNPYFTTDTAASLRAMEIQADVILKATKVDGVYDKDPVVFDNAKMFSKITYLEVLNRNLKVMDSTAITLCRDNDLPIVVFNLGEKGNIKNVVVGRSIGTVVEG; this comes from the coding sequence GTGGATAAACCAGTTTATAAAAGGGTTCTTCTGAAATTGAGCGGGGAAGCTCTCGTAGGTCAGGGTTCCTTCGGGATTAGTCCCGATGTCGTCAGGTTTATTGCAGAAGAAATCAAAGAAGTTGTAAACTTGGGTGTTCAGTTAGGCGTTGTTGTTGGCGGAGGAAACATATTTCGTGGAGTGGAAGCGGATGCCATGGGTATAGACAGGACGTCTGCAGACTATATGGGTATGATTGCTACGGTAATAAATAGTCTTGCTTTGCAGAGCGCCCTTGAAAATATCGGAGTTGAAACAAGGGTTCAATCCGCCATTGAGATGAAAGAAGTTGCAGAACCGTATATAAAAAGGAAGGCGTTGCGGCATTTAGAGAAGGGCAGGGTGGTAATATTTGCCGCCGGCACAGGAAACCCTTATTTTACGACGGATACCGCGGCATCGTTGCGGGCCATGGAAATACAGGCCGATGTTATCCTGAAGGCTACCAAAGTGGACGGGGTATATGATAAGGATCCCGTTGTATTTGACAACGCAAAGATGTTTAGTAAAATAACCTACTTGGAAGTCCTGAACAGAAACCTTAAGGTGATGGATTCGACCGCTATAACGCTTTGCAGGGACAACGATCTTCCTATTGTGGTATTTAATCTTGGAGAAAAAGGAAATATCAAGAATGTAGTTGTCGGACGGTCAATAGGAACAGTAGTGGAGGGTTGA
- the tsf gene encoding translation elongation factor Ts, with translation MGISASMVKELRVKTGTGMMDCKKALTECDGDFEKAIEYLRKKGMSAAAKRSSKVTKDGVVTSYIHMRGRIGVMVEINCETDFVAKTEAFQILAKDIAMHVAAANPLYLNPENIPENILEKEKEIYKSQALAEGKPEKIIDRIIEGKLKKYYEDVCLLEQKFVKDTDVSVGALVKNMIAKTGENIIVKRFTRFQLGEEV, from the coding sequence TTGGGTATCTCAGCATCTATGGTAAAGGAATTGAGGGTAAAAACCGGCACGGGCATGATGGATTGCAAGAAAGCGTTGACTGAATGTGATGGTGACTTTGAAAAGGCAATTGAATATTTAAGGAAAAAAGGTATGTCAGCAGCTGCTAAGAGGTCTTCAAAGGTGACCAAGGATGGAGTTGTTACCTCTTATATTCATATGAGAGGGAGGATAGGCGTAATGGTCGAGATTAATTGCGAGACGGACTTTGTTGCCAAGACGGAGGCTTTCCAGATACTTGCAAAAGATATCGCTATGCATGTTGCGGCTGCAAATCCTCTTTATTTAAACCCGGAGAATATACCTGAAAATATATTGGAAAAAGAAAAAGAGATTTATAAAAGTCAGGCGTTAGCTGAAGGGAAACCGGAAAAAATAATTGATAGAATAATCGAAGGTAAGCTTAAAAAGTACTACGAGGACGTGTGTCTTTTAGAACAGAAGTTTGTCAAAGATACTGATGTTAGCGTGGGAGCACTTGTTAAGAATATGATTGCCAAGACCGGTGAAAATATTATAGTAAAAAGATTTACCAGATTCCAGCTGGGTGAGGAAGTATAG
- a CDS encoding 1-deoxy-D-xylulose-5-phosphate reductoisomerase, which yields MKNISILGSTGSIGVNTLDVIGSNPSIFKVVALSAGSNITLLKKQIEKFRPKVVSVIDDNYACLLKEMLDFPSRIKVLCGVDGYREIASVKEADMVVSAIVGAAGLLPTMEAIYAGKNIALANKETMVMAGSLVVEEAASKGVAILPVDSEHNAIFQCLAGSRQEDIKRIILTASGGPFLNVSGEELLKVKPADALKHPRWEMGKKITIDSASMMNKGLEVIEARWLFDVDINKIDVHIHPQSVIHSMVEFIDGSVIAQLGVADMRGPISYALSYPERLSRTNYPPLDLLKMGTLELLPPDFEKFPNLRLAYLAGTQGGTMPAVLNASNEVAVEAFIAEEIRFVDIPTVVRETLSLHRKKEISSIEDVLEADRWARDKAAKIINTLKE from the coding sequence ATGAAAAATATATCGATTCTTGGGTCAACAGGTTCCATTGGTGTAAACACACTTGATGTAATAGGCAGCAACCCTTCCATATTTAAAGTTGTAGCCCTCTCAGCCGGCAGCAATATCACCCTTTTAAAAAAACAAATTGAAAAATTCAGACCCAAAGTAGTTTCGGTTATAGACGATAATTATGCTTGCCTGCTCAAGGAAATGCTTGACTTTCCTTCCAGGATAAAGGTTCTTTGCGGGGTTGATGGATACAGGGAAATTGCTTCTGTAAAAGAGGCTGACATGGTGGTTTCAGCTATAGTTGGAGCAGCAGGGCTTCTTCCAACTATGGAGGCGATTTATGCGGGGAAAAATATAGCTCTTGCCAATAAAGAAACCATGGTTATGGCTGGGAGTCTCGTTGTTGAAGAGGCCGCATCGAAGGGAGTTGCAATATTGCCTGTTGACAGTGAGCACAATGCCATTTTTCAATGCCTGGCAGGTAGCAGGCAGGAGGATATAAAAAGAATTATTCTTACGGCATCCGGGGGACCTTTTCTTAACGTGTCCGGGGAGGAGCTTTTGAAAGTCAAACCTGCCGATGCACTGAAACATCCCCGATGGGAGATGGGGAAAAAGATTACCATAGATTCTGCGTCGATGATGAATAAGGGACTTGAAGTTATCGAAGCAAGATGGCTTTTTGACGTTGATATTAATAAAATTGATGTACATATTCATCCTCAAAGCGTGATCCATTCCATGGTGGAATTTATAGATGGTTCTGTTATTGCTCAATTAGGTGTTGCCGATATGAGGGGTCCGATATCCTATGCGCTCTCTTATCCGGAAAGGCTTTCGAGAACGAACTATCCCCCGTTAGACCTTCTGAAGATGGGAACACTGGAATTGCTCCCTCCCGATTTTGAAAAGTTTCCCAATCTGAGACTTGCGTATCTTGCCGGAACACAGGGAGGGACAATGCCGGCAGTACTTAATGCCTCAAATGAAGTGGCTGTTGAGGCATTTATTGCAGAGGAAATAAGGTTTGTGGATATACCGACAGTGGTACGAGAGACCCTCTCCTTGCATCGGAAAAAAGAGATTTCGTCCATAGAAGATGTTTTAGAAGCAGACAGGTGGGCACGGGATAAGGCGGCGAAAATAATAAATACTTTAAAGGAATAG
- the rseP gene encoding RIP metalloprotease RseP, with amino-acid sequence MVSINIISVIILLGILVFVHELGHFLVAKWAGVGVLKFSLGFGPKLVGKKIGETEYIISMIPLGGYVKLLGESSDDQLSEDDEKRSFLRQHVLRRIGIVAAGPVFNFLFAIIVFAIVYMVGVPVLTPEVGDVQKGSPAFQAGIKGGDIILAINGEDVSDWGELAGIIVNSEGRELEIRVERNRKIEDFRLKAELIRSENIFGEKVDSYKIGIKASSHTIIERLNPFSALWAGIEQTWYITKITLISIVKMVEGKLSAKTLGGPILIAQMAGARAQEGIIPFIFFMALLSINLGIINLFPVPLLDGGHLLFFIIELISGREVNVKWREMAQQIGFALLIMLMIFVFYNDIVRIFGQ; translated from the coding sequence TTGGTTAGTATAAATATAATATCAGTAATCATCCTTCTGGGAATATTAGTCTTTGTTCATGAGTTAGGTCATTTTCTCGTGGCCAAGTGGGCAGGGGTTGGTGTGTTAAAGTTTTCTCTCGGATTTGGGCCAAAGCTGGTCGGGAAAAAGATCGGTGAAACGGAATATATTATTTCAATGATACCTCTTGGCGGCTATGTAAAACTTCTGGGGGAGTCATCAGATGATCAATTGTCGGAGGATGATGAAAAAAGATCTTTCCTGAGACAACATGTACTGAGGAGGATAGGAATCGTTGCGGCGGGACCTGTCTTCAATTTCCTTTTTGCTATAATAGTGTTCGCCATCGTTTACATGGTCGGAGTCCCAGTTCTCACCCCGGAAGTCGGTGATGTTCAAAAGGGGTCTCCTGCCTTTCAAGCGGGGATCAAAGGGGGAGACATCATATTAGCCATTAACGGTGAGGATGTCTCGGACTGGGGTGAGCTTGCCGGCATTATCGTTAATAGTGAAGGGCGTGAACTGGAGATAAGAGTAGAGAGAAATAGAAAGATAGAAGATTTTAGATTAAAGGCAGAACTGATAAGATCAGAAAATATTTTTGGTGAGAAGGTTGATTCATATAAAATAGGAATAAAGGCTTCTTCGCATACCATAATTGAACGGTTAAATCCTTTCAGTGCATTGTGGGCCGGAATTGAACAGACATGGTATATTACAAAGATTACACTGATTAGTATTGTAAAAATGGTTGAGGGTAAACTTTCGGCCAAAACATTGGGTGGTCCTATACTGATTGCACAGATGGCAGGGGCACGTGCCCAGGAAGGAATAATTCCGTTTATATTTTTTATGGCTCTGCTCAGTATAAATCTTGGAATAATCAATCTCTTTCCCGTTCCCCTTCTTGATGGAGGGCATCTTTTATTCTTCATTATTGAGCTGATATCGGGCAGGGAAGTAAATGTTAAATGGAGAGAGATGGCACAGCAGATAGGATTTGCTCTGTTGATAATGTTGATGATATTTGTTTTTTATAATGATATTGTGAGGATATTTGGACAGTAG
- the secA gene encoding preprotein translocase subunit SecA: protein MLSSILKKVVGSKNDRELKRLSLILECINDLEPSMKALSDSELQAQTGYFKENLERGAGLDDILVEAFAVVREAARRTLMMRPFDVQVIGGLVLHEGKIAEMKTGEGKTLAATMPVYLNALTGRGVHLITVNDYLARRDAEWMGPVYKLLGLSVGVIIHGMDDDERRAAYNSDITYGTNNEFGFDYLRDNMKFNLENYVQREFHYAIVDEVDSILVDEARTPLIISGPSEDSTDLYYRINQMIPRLKKERDYTIDEKSRTVVLTEDGVANAEKYLKVQNLFEPKNIEILHHVNQALKAHTLFKKDVDYLVRDGEVLIVDEFTGRVMPGRRYSDGLHQALEAKERVKIEGENQTLASITFQNYFRIYEKLAGMTGTADTEAAEFKEIYNLDVIVTPTNMPMIRIDHADVIYKTEKEKFDAVIEEIKELNRIGRPVLVGTISIEKSELLGKYLTRAGVKHHVLNAKNHEKEAEIVAQAGQPVAVTISTSMAGRGTDIKLGEGIAALGGLHILGTERHESRRIDNQLRGRSGRQGDGGSSRFYLSLEDDLLRIFGAERISSVMDKIGIEEGQPIEHNLISKAIENAQKKVEGQNFDIRKHLLEYDDVMNRQREVIYDQRKNILKGEELWSNIDNMLEEVVGNILDEYIDEKLHPEEWNLKGLDDRIYKQFSLKFNFSESNRDDINRETVEEKIISGARDLLRDKEKDFGESIMDYLMKVIMLQSVDTHWKDHLLGMDHLKEGIGLRGYGQKDPKREYQIEGYDMFSNMVYRIKEDTLEKLCMVQIQKEEEIKRIHAPSTDKYVLSHGDDAGVSKTVKRESEKIGRNSPCPCGSGKKYKKCCGK from the coding sequence ATGCTAAGTTCAATATTGAAAAAGGTCGTTGGGAGTAAGAACGACAGGGAATTGAAGAGGTTATCTTTGATTCTTGAGTGTATAAATGACCTTGAACCTTCTATGAAAGCTCTTAGCGATTCCGAACTTCAAGCCCAAACCGGATACTTTAAGGAGAACCTTGAAAGGGGAGCGGGGCTTGATGATATTTTGGTAGAGGCCTTTGCCGTTGTCAGAGAGGCAGCGAGAAGAACGTTGATGATGAGACCCTTTGACGTTCAGGTAATCGGTGGACTTGTCCTGCATGAGGGAAAGATTGCAGAGATGAAAACCGGAGAAGGAAAGACTTTGGCTGCAACTATGCCCGTATATCTGAATGCTCTAACAGGCCGTGGTGTCCATCTTATTACGGTTAACGATTACTTGGCCAGGAGAGATGCCGAATGGATGGGGCCTGTCTATAAACTTCTCGGTCTTTCGGTGGGGGTGATTATCCATGGCATGGATGATGATGAAAGGCGAGCCGCATACAATTCGGATATCACTTATGGTACGAATAATGAGTTCGGCTTCGACTATCTTAGGGATAACATGAAGTTCAATCTCGAAAATTATGTGCAGAGAGAGTTTCATTACGCAATTGTTGATGAGGTGGACAGTATATTAGTTGATGAAGCAAGGACACCACTTATAATATCCGGCCCCTCGGAGGATTCTACCGACCTGTATTACAGGATTAACCAGATGATTCCCAGGCTTAAAAAGGAACGGGATTACACCATAGATGAAAAGAGCAGAACGGTTGTCCTGACCGAGGATGGAGTGGCAAATGCCGAGAAGTATCTCAAAGTTCAGAATCTCTTTGAACCGAAAAACATTGAGATACTCCACCATGTTAACCAGGCGCTGAAAGCCCATACCCTCTTTAAAAAAGATGTCGACTACCTGGTGAGGGATGGGGAGGTCCTCATCGTTGATGAATTTACTGGCAGAGTCATGCCGGGGAGAAGATACAGTGACGGCCTCCACCAGGCACTGGAAGCGAAGGAAAGGGTAAAGATAGAGGGTGAAAACCAGACGCTCGCATCGATTACCTTTCAGAATTACTTCAGGATATACGAAAAACTGGCCGGTATGACCGGTACTGCGGATACTGAGGCTGCTGAGTTCAAGGAGATATATAATCTGGATGTTATTGTTACTCCTACCAATATGCCTATGATAAGGATTGACCATGCAGATGTTATCTATAAAACGGAAAAGGAAAAGTTCGATGCCGTTATAGAAGAGATAAAGGAGTTAAACAGGATTGGCAGACCGGTCTTGGTCGGGACGATATCTATTGAAAAGTCCGAGCTTCTGGGTAAGTACTTGACGAGAGCAGGCGTAAAACACCACGTACTCAATGCAAAAAATCATGAAAAAGAAGCCGAAATAGTTGCTCAGGCCGGTCAACCTGTGGCTGTGACTATATCTACCAGCATGGCTGGAAGAGGAACCGATATAAAATTGGGGGAGGGAATTGCTGCGCTCGGTGGACTTCACATACTGGGGACGGAGAGGCATGAAAGTCGACGGATCGATAACCAGCTCAGGGGGCGATCGGGGAGGCAGGGTGATGGAGGATCGTCACGATTTTATCTTTCCCTGGAGGACGATCTTCTCCGCATATTCGGCGCCGAGAGAATTTCATCCGTGATGGACAAAATTGGCATTGAAGAGGGGCAGCCGATTGAGCATAATCTTATTTCAAAAGCGATTGAAAATGCACAGAAAAAGGTTGAAGGACAGAATTTTGATATCCGAAAGCACCTCCTTGAATATGATGATGTGATGAACAGACAGAGGGAAGTCATATATGATCAGCGTAAGAATATCCTGAAGGGTGAGGAGCTGTGGTCAAATATTGATAATATGCTGGAAGAAGTTGTTGGCAATATCCTGGATGAGTATATTGATGAAAAACTTCACCCCGAAGAATGGAACCTCAAGGGTCTTGATGACAGGATTTACAAACAATTTTCTTTAAAATTTAACTTCAGCGAGTCAAATCGTGATGATATTAATAGGGAAACCGTTGAGGAAAAGATAATTTCAGGGGCCAGGGATCTGCTTCGTGACAAGGAAAAAGACTTCGGCGAGTCGATTATGGATTATCTTATGAAGGTTATAATGCTCCAGTCGGTGGATACGCACTGGAAGGATCACTTGCTGGGTATGGATCACCTCAAAGAGGGTATCGGCTTGAGAGGATACGGACAGAAAGATCCCAAAAGAGAATATCAGATAGAAGGGTATGACATGTTTAGCAATATGGTCTACCGGATTAAGGAAGATACCCTTGAGAAATTGTGTATGGTTCAGATTCAGAAGGAAGAAGAAATAAAACGGATACATGCGCCGTCAACCGATAAGTATGTCTTAAGTCATGGGGATGATGCAGGTGTATCAAAGACCGTAAAAAGAGAAAGTGAAAAGATCGGAAGAAACTCTCCCTGCCCCTGCGGCAGCGGAAAGAAGTATAAGAAATGTTGTGGAAAGTGA
- the frr gene encoding ribosome recycling factor encodes MKDLILDELRDNMEEGIRSFERSLNKVRTGRASLSLLDGIKVDYYGTPTPINQVATLSTPESRLILISPWDKNAIGYIEKAIQKSDLGLMPGNDGNVVRIAIPPLTEESRKEIVKAVKKMGEESRIRLRNARRDTNNQFKTLQKDSEISEDDLYTYQDEVQKVTDKYMKKIDTIVAAKEKEIMEI; translated from the coding sequence ATGAAGGATCTGATTTTGGATGAGTTAAGGGATAATATGGAAGAAGGCATAAGGTCTTTTGAAAGATCCTTGAACAAAGTGAGAACCGGAAGGGCTTCTCTTTCTCTTCTTGATGGAATCAAGGTTGATTACTATGGGACACCTACACCGATAAATCAGGTGGCCACACTTTCCACTCCTGAAAGCCGTCTTATATTGATTTCTCCCTGGGATAAAAATGCGATAGGATATATTGAGAAAGCTATACAAAAATCTGATCTTGGATTGATGCCGGGCAATGACGGGAATGTGGTACGTATAGCCATACCTCCCCTTACGGAAGAGAGCAGGAAAGAGATTGTAAAAGCTGTAAAAAAGATGGGTGAGGAGAGCAGGATAAGGTTGAGAAATGCAAGGAGGGATACAAACAATCAATTCAAGACTCTGCAAAAAGACAGCGAAATATCAGAAGACGATTTGTACACATATCAGGATGAAGTACAGAAAGTTACCGATAAATATATGAAGAAGATAGACACCATTGTTGCTGCCAAAGAGAAGGAAATCATGGAAATATAA
- a CDS encoding isoprenyl transferase, producing the protein MKRIDNTNLPQHIAIIMDGNGRWAKINSKSRMDGHRKGADSVRDIVEACREIGIGYLTLYAFSTENWLRPAVEVRALMNLLEKFLRSELQKMLENDIKLMTIGNTEMLPKTVKKILRETIEKTSNNKGMILNLALSYGGRDEIVEAVKKILKDSKAGNITDMDISKDVFSGYLYTAGMPEPDLLIRTGEEYRLSNFLLWQMAYTEFYFTDVLWPDFRRENLIEAIADYQERERRFGKTSEQLL; encoded by the coding sequence ATGAAGAGAATTGACAATACCAACCTTCCTCAACATATAGCCATCATTATGGATGGTAATGGGAGGTGGGCTAAAATAAATTCCAAGTCAAGAATGGACGGGCACAGGAAAGGTGCCGATTCGGTGAGGGATATCGTAGAGGCCTGCCGGGAAATAGGTATAGGTTATCTTACCCTTTATGCCTTTTCCACCGAGAACTGGCTTCGCCCCGCCGTAGAGGTGCGGGCGTTAATGAACTTGCTTGAAAAATTCCTCCGTTCAGAACTTCAGAAGATGCTTGAAAATGACATAAAATTGATGACCATAGGTAATACTGAGATGCTTCCCAAGACGGTAAAGAAAATTCTTCGGGAAACCATTGAAAAAACCTCCAACAATAAGGGTATGATACTCAATTTGGCCCTGAGTTACGGTGGCCGAGATGAAATTGTTGAGGCGGTGAAGAAGATATTAAAAGATAGCAAGGCCGGTAATATAACAGATATGGACATTAGCAAGGATGTATTTTCAGGCTACCTGTATACCGCTGGTATGCCGGAGCCGGATTTGCTTATCAGAACAGGTGAAGAATATAGATTAAGCAATTTCCTCCTATGGCAGATGGCTTATACAGAATTTTATTTTACGGATGTTCTATGGCCGGATTTTCGCAGAGAAAATCTCATTGAAGCCATTGCAGACTACCAGGAGAGGGAGAGAAGATTCGGTAAGACGAGCGAACAACTATTGTAA
- a CDS encoding phosphatidate cytidylyltransferase, producing the protein MNSHIKRWITGIIALPTIFAVLIYGSEMAFTALVVLLVLGAVTEYNNMVFAEGLYWEKGEGLVIGVLIPLAAYLGGIHLELAVVTFSLIIIFLLFLLRFKGGSISIAAPGKVVFGFIYIPLMMSYLILMRGLEEGTVWIFFTLVLAFSGDISAFYVGKSIGKRKLLPDVSSGKTVEGTIGLLGGSIAGCVIFKFLFFPALSLVHAILLGLVGSVLGQLGDLCESTIKRASGVKDSGFLLPGHGGILDRLDSLLFIVPFVYYYNMFVIK; encoded by the coding sequence ATGAATTCTCATATCAAGCGATGGATTACAGGAATTATAGCACTGCCTACCATATTTGCCGTTCTAATTTACGGTTCAGAGATGGCATTTACGGCACTTGTTGTATTGCTTGTACTGGGAGCTGTAACAGAGTACAACAACATGGTTTTTGCGGAGGGGTTATATTGGGAAAAGGGGGAAGGTTTGGTGATAGGTGTGTTGATACCCCTTGCAGCATATCTTGGAGGCATTCACCTTGAGCTTGCCGTAGTAACATTCTCCTTAATTATAATATTCCTTCTTTTTCTCTTAAGGTTTAAAGGTGGTTCAATAAGCATAGCCGCTCCTGGTAAGGTTGTATTCGGTTTTATATACATCCCGCTGATGATGTCGTATCTAATACTCATGCGGGGTTTGGAAGAGGGGACAGTATGGATATTTTTTACTTTAGTTCTCGCATTTTCCGGTGATATATCGGCTTTTTACGTGGGAAAATCTATTGGTAAAAGGAAATTGTTGCCGGATGTAAGCTCGGGAAAGACAGTTGAAGGAACGATAGGGCTGTTAGGCGGAAGTATCGCAGGATGTGTTATATTTAAGTTTTTGTTTTTCCCTGCACTTTCTCTTGTTCACGCGATATTGCTGGGTCTTGTCGGGAGTGTCCTGGGACAGTTGGGGGATCTGTGTGAATCTACAATTAAGAGGGCCTCAGGTGTGAAGGATTCAGGGTTTTTACTGCCGGGACATGGTGGAATATTGGATCGGCTGGACAGTCTTCTCTTTATTGTTCCTTTTGTTTATTATTATAATATGTTCGTAATCAAATGA